The following are encoded in a window of Oncorhynchus mykiss isolate Arlee chromosome 31, USDA_OmykA_1.1, whole genome shotgun sequence genomic DNA:
- the LOC110505017 gene encoding small integral membrane protein 19, protein MGGHGVMANEESLDYSVHEAWNEATNVYLLVILVSFGLLMYARKNKRKIMRIFALPPTAGATTEPNFYDSLQKVRLRQQLEMYSLARKFDQHQHQGQSESVQLSME, encoded by the exons ATGGGCGGTCATGGTGTGATGGCAAACGAGGAATCGTTGGATTACTCGGTGCACGAGGCGTGGAATGAGGCCACCAATGTCTATTTGCTCGTCATTCTGGTTAGCTTCGGACTGCTAATGTATGCTAGAAA AAATAAGAGGAAGATCATGAGGATATTCGCTCTGCCCCCCACAGCTGGAGCCACGACCGAACCGAACTTCTATGACAGCCTGCAGAAAGTGAGACTCCGCCAGCAGCTGGAGATGTACTCTCTTG CGAGGAAGTTTGACCAGCATCAACACCAAGGCCAGAGTGAGAGTGTTCAGCTCTCTATGGAATGA